Proteins encoded in a region of the Mycteria americana isolate JAX WOST 10 ecotype Jacksonville Zoo and Gardens chromosome 9, USCA_MyAme_1.0, whole genome shotgun sequence genome:
- the ZDBF2 gene encoding DBF4-type zinc finger-containing protein 2 isoform X2: protein MKRVDDTKMFDRIKPSDEASASSAQGIERHGVEGFLQQDSNSSLHTRGQEHPRPGVSTVQNRQGYCNCCHVHYSNLEQHIFSSQHRHFTTYCRNRMGTSSLMERFLQDVLQHHPHRYHDNRPTYDDMPLPVTPEAARIACLSPEEMEKKRNRDRQQISSKDKESVGEICSSAPCLSHEGTKKTSVTQAFIQKLERRQEHVTRISQQSMGICSNEKWNTLKDAQIANHSHEGQFTAVSPVPQHFSVSPLIHSSSVNPKTGKNVRHLAASNLILHGGCDKTGMEVCNSDALLNPCLNPAPALVHPKCLSVSHQNPMCSHSNSLCITSGQSLSKRDGLRTQDETLVTDFHLRDTVGISSSLDLGTSPQLARCKNMKTNRGDESSVDETIEDVILKYCHGTTSEENYFKEENNPCLTFSSLLDQTHLEGSEMSFDCDAPIQAGTDLPKAAIKDIEFLKEVQISLQDKDYGTQLSSVLKSESVEKIEAVKQDVIVHTEEPVLPALPHVPPSFVGKTWSQIMYEDDIKIEELVRDFREGRFRCYFDSESSANCTGKRMKKKKQKDEKKNNIVEGNRTESASVKALPEFNDALSGGSDFDNPSLASDTLCNPQILKMPRKRTWRLASRCQVVKVSHGTQTSLLNYPVAKRKMSRRESDPADQKASIVWPENEKTPNMKTRLCALKLPESYSKIMSPVQPKTVVYVLSCPEIKQCKGKPVDIPKMRKNRNSTDSKDSVRYKYKQCSFKYYDPLTNRILKMPPKSTVGEKARKPSHVRQLFRSLSFDANMRKLADAQRESMPSKSLNWSDFYSSSSASFLPDPGKGNDAASSQKADESSVSTERTDCLVSGHSENSFKHLIISPLNSHQSAVEGDGRLTPFNTRVTKTPLTSIRSERLERENPKAIWKRKEGTNKEPVFSRKAAGPMSVRCTVGRRGNRVTAGKQTSRTKKQQKEGMRRKLRPRAQKSSAFSIHRCQTRKTTVGKHLKKEKPDAKKLKVRRKPKRTFLNSTVVTGIPEKRQKVISESFPKKPERASSKVRNWEPAPGKRLGKRKGNKRSS from the exons ATGAAGAGGGTTGATGACACTAAG ATGTTTGATAGAATCAAACCATCTGATGAAGCTTCTGCTTCTTCAGCACAAG gaaTCGAAAGACATGGTGTTGAAGGCTTTCTACAACAGGACAGCAATAGCAG TTTACACACAAGAGGGCAAGAACATCCTCGGCCTGGAGTATCCACTGTGCAAAATAGACAAGGATACTGCAATTGTTGCCATGTACACTACAGTAATCTGGAACAG CATATTTTCAGCTCCCAGCACAGACATTTTACCACTTACTGTAGGAATCGTATGGGTACCAGTAGCTTGATGGAGCGTTTCCTGCAAGATGTTTTACAGCATCATCCCCACAGATACCATGACAACAG ACCAACCTATGATGACATGCCACTCCCCGTCACTCCAGAGGCTGCTAGGATTGCTTGCCTGTCCccagaagagatggagaaaaagaggaacagagacaGACAGCAGATTTCCAGCAAAGACAAGGAGTCTGTTGGTGAAATATGCTCTTCTGCTCCATGCCTGTCTCATGAGGGCACAAAGAAAACTTCTGTAACACAAGCATTTATTCAAAAACTAGAAAGAAGGCAGGAACACGTTACAAGAATATCCCAGCAGTCTATGGGCATTTGTAGCAATGAGAAATGGAATACCCTGAAAGATGCTCAAATTGCAAATCATAGCCATGAAGGCCAGTTTACAGCTGTGAGCCCCGTACCTCAGCATTTTTCTGTCAGTCCTTTAATCCATAGTTCTTCTGTTAATcctaaaacaggaaaaaatgttagGCATTTGGCAGCATCAAATCTGATTCTGCATGGTGGATGTGATAAAACAGGAATGGAGGTATGCAATAGTGATGCATTATTGAACCCGTGCTTGAATCCTGCTCCAGCACTGGTTCACCCAAAATGCCTTTCAGTTTCTCATCAGAATCCCATGTGCAGCCACAGCAATTCTTTATGTATTACCTCAGGTCAATCTCTCTCAAAACGAGATGGTTTACGAACTCAGGATGAAACTCTGGTGACTGATTTCCATCTCAGGGATACTGTGGGTATCAGCAGCTCCCTAGATCTTGGGACATCCCCACAACTAGCAAGATGCAAAAACATGAAGACGAACAGAGGTGATGAAAGCTCTGTGGATGAAACTATTGAAGatgttattttgaaatactgCCATGGAACTAcatctgaagaaaattatttcaaagaagagAATAATCCCTGTTTAACTTTTTCATCACTTCTGGACCAGACTCATTTAGAGGGTTCTGAAATGAGTTTTGACTGTGATGCACCTATTCAGGCAGGAACAGACTTACCCAAGGCAGCTATAAAAGATATAGAATTCCTAAAAGAGGTCCAGATAAGTTTGCAAGATAAAGACTATGGAACACagctctcttctgttttaaaaagtgaGTCAGTAGAGAAAATAGAAGCAGTGAAACAGGATGTCATAGTTCATACCGAAGAACCGGTTCTTCCAGCTCTGCCTCATGTGCCTCCTTCTTTTGTGGGAAAGACTTGGTCTCAAATAATGTATGAAGACGATATAAAAATTGAAGAACTTGTGCGTGATTTCAGGGAAGGTCGTTTTCGCTGCTATTTTGACAGTGAATCCTCAGCCAACTGTACAgggaagagaatgaagaaaaaaaagcagaaggatgaaaaaaagaacaatattgtTGAGGGTAATAGAACAGAAAGTGCATCAGTTAAAGCATTGCCAGAATTTAATGATGCTTTAAGTGGCGGCTCTGATTTTGATAACCCATCTTTAGCCTCGGATACACTATGCAACCCACAAATTCTTAAAATGCCTAGAAAAAGGACATGGCGCCTGGCTTCAAGATGCCAGGTGGTTAAAGTCAGCCATGGCACCCAAACAAGTCTATTGAACTACCctgtagcaaaaagaaaaatgtctagaAGGGAATCTGATCCAGCTGATCAGAAAGCAAGCATCGTGTGGCCGGAGAATGAAAAAACTCCAAACATGAAAACTAGACTATGTGCCCTTAAACTTCCTGAGTCCTATAGCAAGATTATGAGTCCTGTACAGCCCAAGACAGTGGTGTATGTACTTTCGTGCCCAGAGATAAAACAGTGTAAAGGTAAACCTGTAGATATTCCCAAAATGAGGAAAAATCGTAACTCCACAGATAGCAAGGACTCTGTAAGGTATAAATACAAACAGTGTTCTTTTAAGTATTATGACCCACTGACAAATCGAATTCTGAAAATGCCTCCGAAGAGTACAGTTGGAGAAAAGGCCAGAAAGCCCTCCCACGTTCGACAGCTTTTCAGAAGTCTCAGCTTCGATGCAAACATGAGGAAACTAGCTGATGCACAGAGAGAAAGCATGCCATCAAAGTCACTCAATTGGTCAGACTTCTATAGTTCATCTTCAGCATCTTTCCTGCCAGATCCAGGTAAAGGGAATGATGCAGCCTCAAGTCAAAAGGCAGATGAAtcttctgtttccacagaaaGAACAGATTGTCTGGTATCTGGTCATTCTGAGAACTCTTTTAAACACCTGATCATTTCACCTTTGAACTCTCACCAGTCTGCGGTAGAAGGAGATGGTAGATTAACTCCATTTAACACTAGAGTTACCAAAACTCCTCTGACCTCCATCAGGAGTGAGCGGTTAGAGAGGGAGAATCCAAAGGCaatatggaagagaaaagaaggcaCTAATAAAGAACCAGTTTTTTCCAGAAAGGCTGCAGGACCTATGTCTGTCAGATGTACTGTtgggaggagaggaaacagaGTAACTGCAGGCAAACAAACTTCCAGAActaaaaaacagcaaaaagagggGATGAGAAGGAAACTTCGTCCTCGTGCCCAGAAATCTTCTGCTTTCTCTATCCATAGGTGCCAGACAAGGAAAACTACAGTGGGAAAGCACCTTAAGAAAGAAAAGCCTGATGCTAAAAAATTAAAGGTGAGGAGGAAACCAAAAAGAACCTTTCTGAACTCAACAGTTGTCACAGGGATTCCTGAAAAGAGGCAGAAAGTCATATCGGAATCTTTTCCCAAGAAGCCAGAGCGAGCTTCTTCCAAAGTCAGGAACTGGGAA ccaGCACCTGGAAAACGattggggaaaaggaaagggaacaaAAGGAGTTCATAG
- the ZDBF2 gene encoding DBF4-type zinc finger-containing protein 2 isoform X3, whose protein sequence is MKRVDDTKMFDRIKPSDEASASSAQGIERHGVEGFLQQDSNSSLHTRGQEHPRPGVSTVQNRQGYCNCCHVHYSNLEQHIFSSQHRHFTTYCRNRMGTSSLMERFLQDVLQHHPHRYHDNRPTYDDMPLPVTPEAARIACLSPEEMEKKRNRDRQQISSKDKESVGEICSSAPCLSHEGTKKTSVTQAFIQKLERRQEHVTRISQQSMGICSNEKWNTLKDAQIANHSHEGQFTAVSPVPQHFSVSPLIHSSSVNPKTGKNVRHLAASNLILHGGCDKTGMEVCNSDALLNPCLNPAPALVHPKCLSVSHQNPMCSHSNSLCITSGQSLSKRDGLRTQDETLVTDFHLRDTVGISSSLDLGTSPQLARCKNMKTNRGDESSVDETIEDVILKYCHGTTSEENYFKEENNPCLTFSSLLDQTHLEGSEMSFDCDAPIQAGTDLPKAAIKDIEFLKEVQISLQDKDYGTQLSSVLKSESVEKIEAVKQDVIVHTEEPVLPALPHVPPSFVGKTWSQIMYEDDIKIEELVRDFREGRFRCYFDSESSANCTGKRMKKKKQKDEKKNNIVEGNRTESASVKALPEFNDALSGGSDFDNPSLASDTLCNPQILKMPRKRTWRLASRCQVVKVSHGTQTSLLNYPVAKRKMSRRESDPADQKASIVWPENEKTPNMKTRLCALKLPESYSKIMSPVQPKTVVYVLSCPEIKQCKGKPVDIPKMRKNRNSTDSKDSVRYKYKQCSFKYYDPLTNRILKMPPKSTVGEKARKPSHVRQLFRSLSFDANMRKLADAQRESMPSKSLNWSDFYSSSSASFLPDPGKGNDAASSQKADESSVSTERTDCLVSGHSENSFKHLIISPLNSHQSAVEGDGRLTPFNTRVTKTPLTSIRSERLERENPKAIWKRKEGTNKEPVFSRKAAGPMSVRCTVGRRGNRVTAGKQTSRTKKQQKEGMRRKLRPRAQKSSAFSIHRCQTRKTTVGKHLKKEKPDAKKLKPAPGKRLGKRKGNKRSS, encoded by the exons ATGAAGAGGGTTGATGACACTAAG ATGTTTGATAGAATCAAACCATCTGATGAAGCTTCTGCTTCTTCAGCACAAG gaaTCGAAAGACATGGTGTTGAAGGCTTTCTACAACAGGACAGCAATAGCAG TTTACACACAAGAGGGCAAGAACATCCTCGGCCTGGAGTATCCACTGTGCAAAATAGACAAGGATACTGCAATTGTTGCCATGTACACTACAGTAATCTGGAACAG CATATTTTCAGCTCCCAGCACAGACATTTTACCACTTACTGTAGGAATCGTATGGGTACCAGTAGCTTGATGGAGCGTTTCCTGCAAGATGTTTTACAGCATCATCCCCACAGATACCATGACAACAG ACCAACCTATGATGACATGCCACTCCCCGTCACTCCAGAGGCTGCTAGGATTGCTTGCCTGTCCccagaagagatggagaaaaagaggaacagagacaGACAGCAGATTTCCAGCAAAGACAAGGAGTCTGTTGGTGAAATATGCTCTTCTGCTCCATGCCTGTCTCATGAGGGCACAAAGAAAACTTCTGTAACACAAGCATTTATTCAAAAACTAGAAAGAAGGCAGGAACACGTTACAAGAATATCCCAGCAGTCTATGGGCATTTGTAGCAATGAGAAATGGAATACCCTGAAAGATGCTCAAATTGCAAATCATAGCCATGAAGGCCAGTTTACAGCTGTGAGCCCCGTACCTCAGCATTTTTCTGTCAGTCCTTTAATCCATAGTTCTTCTGTTAATcctaaaacaggaaaaaatgttagGCATTTGGCAGCATCAAATCTGATTCTGCATGGTGGATGTGATAAAACAGGAATGGAGGTATGCAATAGTGATGCATTATTGAACCCGTGCTTGAATCCTGCTCCAGCACTGGTTCACCCAAAATGCCTTTCAGTTTCTCATCAGAATCCCATGTGCAGCCACAGCAATTCTTTATGTATTACCTCAGGTCAATCTCTCTCAAAACGAGATGGTTTACGAACTCAGGATGAAACTCTGGTGACTGATTTCCATCTCAGGGATACTGTGGGTATCAGCAGCTCCCTAGATCTTGGGACATCCCCACAACTAGCAAGATGCAAAAACATGAAGACGAACAGAGGTGATGAAAGCTCTGTGGATGAAACTATTGAAGatgttattttgaaatactgCCATGGAACTAcatctgaagaaaattatttcaaagaagagAATAATCCCTGTTTAACTTTTTCATCACTTCTGGACCAGACTCATTTAGAGGGTTCTGAAATGAGTTTTGACTGTGATGCACCTATTCAGGCAGGAACAGACTTACCCAAGGCAGCTATAAAAGATATAGAATTCCTAAAAGAGGTCCAGATAAGTTTGCAAGATAAAGACTATGGAACACagctctcttctgttttaaaaagtgaGTCAGTAGAGAAAATAGAAGCAGTGAAACAGGATGTCATAGTTCATACCGAAGAACCGGTTCTTCCAGCTCTGCCTCATGTGCCTCCTTCTTTTGTGGGAAAGACTTGGTCTCAAATAATGTATGAAGACGATATAAAAATTGAAGAACTTGTGCGTGATTTCAGGGAAGGTCGTTTTCGCTGCTATTTTGACAGTGAATCCTCAGCCAACTGTACAgggaagagaatgaagaaaaaaaagcagaaggatgaaaaaaagaacaatattgtTGAGGGTAATAGAACAGAAAGTGCATCAGTTAAAGCATTGCCAGAATTTAATGATGCTTTAAGTGGCGGCTCTGATTTTGATAACCCATCTTTAGCCTCGGATACACTATGCAACCCACAAATTCTTAAAATGCCTAGAAAAAGGACATGGCGCCTGGCTTCAAGATGCCAGGTGGTTAAAGTCAGCCATGGCACCCAAACAAGTCTATTGAACTACCctgtagcaaaaagaaaaatgtctagaAGGGAATCTGATCCAGCTGATCAGAAAGCAAGCATCGTGTGGCCGGAGAATGAAAAAACTCCAAACATGAAAACTAGACTATGTGCCCTTAAACTTCCTGAGTCCTATAGCAAGATTATGAGTCCTGTACAGCCCAAGACAGTGGTGTATGTACTTTCGTGCCCAGAGATAAAACAGTGTAAAGGTAAACCTGTAGATATTCCCAAAATGAGGAAAAATCGTAACTCCACAGATAGCAAGGACTCTGTAAGGTATAAATACAAACAGTGTTCTTTTAAGTATTATGACCCACTGACAAATCGAATTCTGAAAATGCCTCCGAAGAGTACAGTTGGAGAAAAGGCCAGAAAGCCCTCCCACGTTCGACAGCTTTTCAGAAGTCTCAGCTTCGATGCAAACATGAGGAAACTAGCTGATGCACAGAGAGAAAGCATGCCATCAAAGTCACTCAATTGGTCAGACTTCTATAGTTCATCTTCAGCATCTTTCCTGCCAGATCCAGGTAAAGGGAATGATGCAGCCTCAAGTCAAAAGGCAGATGAAtcttctgtttccacagaaaGAACAGATTGTCTGGTATCTGGTCATTCTGAGAACTCTTTTAAACACCTGATCATTTCACCTTTGAACTCTCACCAGTCTGCGGTAGAAGGAGATGGTAGATTAACTCCATTTAACACTAGAGTTACCAAAACTCCTCTGACCTCCATCAGGAGTGAGCGGTTAGAGAGGGAGAATCCAAAGGCaatatggaagagaaaagaaggcaCTAATAAAGAACCAGTTTTTTCCAGAAAGGCTGCAGGACCTATGTCTGTCAGATGTACTGTtgggaggagaggaaacagaGTAACTGCAGGCAAACAAACTTCCAGAActaaaaaacagcaaaaagagggGATGAGAAGGAAACTTCGTCCTCGTGCCCAGAAATCTTCTGCTTTCTCTATCCATAGGTGCCAGACAAGGAAAACTACAGTGGGAAAGCACCTTAAGAAAGAAAAGCCTGATGCTAAAAAATTAAAG ccaGCACCTGGAAAACGattggggaaaaggaaagggaacaaAAGGAGTTCATAG
- the ZDBF2 gene encoding DBF4-type zinc finger-containing protein 2 isoform X1 produces the protein MKRVDDTKMFDRIKPSDEASASSAQGIERHGVEGFLQQDSNSSLHTRGQEHPRPGVSTVQNRQGYCNCCHVHYSNLEQHIFSSQHRHFTTYCRNRMGTSSLMERFLQDVLQHHPHRYHDNRPTYDDMPLPVTPEAARIACLSPEEMEKKRNRDRQQISSKDKESVGEICSSAPCLSHEGTKKTSVTQAFIQKLERRQEHVTRISQQSMGICSNEKWNTLKDAQIANHSHEGQFTAVSPVPQHFSVSPLIHSSSVNPKTGKNVRHLAASNLILHGGCDKTGMEVCNSDALLNPCLNPAPALVHPKCLSVSHQNPMCSHSNSLCITSGQSLSKRDGLRTQDETLVTDFHLRDTVGISSSLDLGTSPQLARCKNMKTNRGDESSVDETIEDVILKYCHGTTSEENYFKEENNPCLTFSSLLDQTHLEGSEMSFDCDAPIQAGTDLPKAAIKDIEFLKEVQISLQDKDYGTQLSSVLKSESVEKIEAVKQDVIVHTEEPVLPALPHVPPSFVGKTWSQIMYEDDIKIEELVRDFREGRFRCYFDSESSANCTGKRMKKKKQKDEKKNNIVEGNRTESASVKALPEFNDALSGGSDFDNPSLASDTLCNPQILKMPRKRTWRLASRCQVVKVSHGTQTSLLNYPVAKRKMSRRESDPADQKASIVWPENEKTPNMKTRLCALKLPESYSKIMSPVQPKTVVYVLSCPEIKQCKGKPVDIPKMRKNRNSTDSKDSVRYKYKQCSFKYYDPLTNRILKMPPKSTVGEKARKPSHVRQLFRSLSFDANMRKLADAQRESMPSKSLNWSDFYSSSSASFLPDPGKGNDAASSQKADESSVSTERTDCLVSGHSENSFKHLIISPLNSHQSAVEGDGRLTPFNTRVTKTPLTSIRSERLERENPKAIWKRKEGTNKEPVFSRKAAGPMSVRCTVGRRGNRVTAGKQTSRTKKQQKEGMRRKLRPRAQKSSAFSIHRCQTRKTTVGKHLKKEKPDAKKLKVRRKPKRTFLNSTVVTGIPEKRQKVISESFPKKPERASSKVRNWEVSGDRGHPSTVNQPSRRTCAVPLLRNCLVLPGES, from the exons ATGAAGAGGGTTGATGACACTAAG ATGTTTGATAGAATCAAACCATCTGATGAAGCTTCTGCTTCTTCAGCACAAG gaaTCGAAAGACATGGTGTTGAAGGCTTTCTACAACAGGACAGCAATAGCAG TTTACACACAAGAGGGCAAGAACATCCTCGGCCTGGAGTATCCACTGTGCAAAATAGACAAGGATACTGCAATTGTTGCCATGTACACTACAGTAATCTGGAACAG CATATTTTCAGCTCCCAGCACAGACATTTTACCACTTACTGTAGGAATCGTATGGGTACCAGTAGCTTGATGGAGCGTTTCCTGCAAGATGTTTTACAGCATCATCCCCACAGATACCATGACAACAG ACCAACCTATGATGACATGCCACTCCCCGTCACTCCAGAGGCTGCTAGGATTGCTTGCCTGTCCccagaagagatggagaaaaagaggaacagagacaGACAGCAGATTTCCAGCAAAGACAAGGAGTCTGTTGGTGAAATATGCTCTTCTGCTCCATGCCTGTCTCATGAGGGCACAAAGAAAACTTCTGTAACACAAGCATTTATTCAAAAACTAGAAAGAAGGCAGGAACACGTTACAAGAATATCCCAGCAGTCTATGGGCATTTGTAGCAATGAGAAATGGAATACCCTGAAAGATGCTCAAATTGCAAATCATAGCCATGAAGGCCAGTTTACAGCTGTGAGCCCCGTACCTCAGCATTTTTCTGTCAGTCCTTTAATCCATAGTTCTTCTGTTAATcctaaaacaggaaaaaatgttagGCATTTGGCAGCATCAAATCTGATTCTGCATGGTGGATGTGATAAAACAGGAATGGAGGTATGCAATAGTGATGCATTATTGAACCCGTGCTTGAATCCTGCTCCAGCACTGGTTCACCCAAAATGCCTTTCAGTTTCTCATCAGAATCCCATGTGCAGCCACAGCAATTCTTTATGTATTACCTCAGGTCAATCTCTCTCAAAACGAGATGGTTTACGAACTCAGGATGAAACTCTGGTGACTGATTTCCATCTCAGGGATACTGTGGGTATCAGCAGCTCCCTAGATCTTGGGACATCCCCACAACTAGCAAGATGCAAAAACATGAAGACGAACAGAGGTGATGAAAGCTCTGTGGATGAAACTATTGAAGatgttattttgaaatactgCCATGGAACTAcatctgaagaaaattatttcaaagaagagAATAATCCCTGTTTAACTTTTTCATCACTTCTGGACCAGACTCATTTAGAGGGTTCTGAAATGAGTTTTGACTGTGATGCACCTATTCAGGCAGGAACAGACTTACCCAAGGCAGCTATAAAAGATATAGAATTCCTAAAAGAGGTCCAGATAAGTTTGCAAGATAAAGACTATGGAACACagctctcttctgttttaaaaagtgaGTCAGTAGAGAAAATAGAAGCAGTGAAACAGGATGTCATAGTTCATACCGAAGAACCGGTTCTTCCAGCTCTGCCTCATGTGCCTCCTTCTTTTGTGGGAAAGACTTGGTCTCAAATAATGTATGAAGACGATATAAAAATTGAAGAACTTGTGCGTGATTTCAGGGAAGGTCGTTTTCGCTGCTATTTTGACAGTGAATCCTCAGCCAACTGTACAgggaagagaatgaagaaaaaaaagcagaaggatgaaaaaaagaacaatattgtTGAGGGTAATAGAACAGAAAGTGCATCAGTTAAAGCATTGCCAGAATTTAATGATGCTTTAAGTGGCGGCTCTGATTTTGATAACCCATCTTTAGCCTCGGATACACTATGCAACCCACAAATTCTTAAAATGCCTAGAAAAAGGACATGGCGCCTGGCTTCAAGATGCCAGGTGGTTAAAGTCAGCCATGGCACCCAAACAAGTCTATTGAACTACCctgtagcaaaaagaaaaatgtctagaAGGGAATCTGATCCAGCTGATCAGAAAGCAAGCATCGTGTGGCCGGAGAATGAAAAAACTCCAAACATGAAAACTAGACTATGTGCCCTTAAACTTCCTGAGTCCTATAGCAAGATTATGAGTCCTGTACAGCCCAAGACAGTGGTGTATGTACTTTCGTGCCCAGAGATAAAACAGTGTAAAGGTAAACCTGTAGATATTCCCAAAATGAGGAAAAATCGTAACTCCACAGATAGCAAGGACTCTGTAAGGTATAAATACAAACAGTGTTCTTTTAAGTATTATGACCCACTGACAAATCGAATTCTGAAAATGCCTCCGAAGAGTACAGTTGGAGAAAAGGCCAGAAAGCCCTCCCACGTTCGACAGCTTTTCAGAAGTCTCAGCTTCGATGCAAACATGAGGAAACTAGCTGATGCACAGAGAGAAAGCATGCCATCAAAGTCACTCAATTGGTCAGACTTCTATAGTTCATCTTCAGCATCTTTCCTGCCAGATCCAGGTAAAGGGAATGATGCAGCCTCAAGTCAAAAGGCAGATGAAtcttctgtttccacagaaaGAACAGATTGTCTGGTATCTGGTCATTCTGAGAACTCTTTTAAACACCTGATCATTTCACCTTTGAACTCTCACCAGTCTGCGGTAGAAGGAGATGGTAGATTAACTCCATTTAACACTAGAGTTACCAAAACTCCTCTGACCTCCATCAGGAGTGAGCGGTTAGAGAGGGAGAATCCAAAGGCaatatggaagagaaaagaaggcaCTAATAAAGAACCAGTTTTTTCCAGAAAGGCTGCAGGACCTATGTCTGTCAGATGTACTGTtgggaggagaggaaacagaGTAACTGCAGGCAAACAAACTTCCAGAActaaaaaacagcaaaaagagggGATGAGAAGGAAACTTCGTCCTCGTGCCCAGAAATCTTCTGCTTTCTCTATCCATAGGTGCCAGACAAGGAAAACTACAGTGGGAAAGCACCTTAAGAAAGAAAAGCCTGATGCTAAAAAATTAAAGGTGAGGAGGAAACCAAAAAGAACCTTTCTGAACTCAACAGTTGTCACAGGGATTCCTGAAAAGAGGCAGAAAGTCATATCGGAATCTTTTCCCAAGAAGCCAGAGCGAGCTTCTTCCAAAGTCAGGAACTGGGAAGTAAGTGGAGATCGGGGTCACCCTAGCACTGTGAACCAACCCTCTAGAAGAACTTGTGCTGTACCGTTACTTCGAAACTGTCTTGTTCTACCAGGTGAGAGCTAG